A portion of the Platichthys flesus chromosome 7, fPlaFle2.1, whole genome shotgun sequence genome contains these proteins:
- the rer1 gene encoding protein RER1 isoform X1, whose translation MSEGDSVGDSIHGKPSVVGAFFTRIGQVYQSWLDKSTPFYAARWASTLLLTAVYMIRVYILQGWYIVTYALGIYHLNLFIAFLSPKVDPSMLDEDEGPSLPTKQNEEFRPFIRRLPEFKFWHSATKGIVIAMICTFFEAFNVPVFWPILVMYFIMLFCITMKRQIKHMVKYRYLPFTHGKRTYKGKDETGKAFAS comes from the exons ATGTCAGAAGGGGACAGTGTTGGGGATTCGATCCATGGGAAACCATCTGTAGTTGGTGCCTTCTTCACACGGATTGGACAG GTCTATCAGTCATGGCTAGACAAGTCAACTCCATTCTATGCAGCCCGATGGGCATCCACTCTACTACTTACTGCTGTCTACATGATCAGAGTGTACATACTACAG GGATGGTATATAGTAACGTATGCTTTGGGAATCTACCATCTCAACCTCTTCATTGCTTTTCTATCGCCAAAAGTGGATCCCTCAATGCTTGACGAAG ATGAGGGCCCATCCCTTCCTACCAAGCAGAACGAGGAGTTTCGCCCCTTCATCAGGAGGTTGCCTGAATTTAAATTCTG GCATTCTGCAACAAAAGGCATCGTCATCGCCATGATCTGCACATTTTTTGAGGCCTTCAACGTTCCAGTGTTCTGGCCTATACTTGTAATGTACTTCATCATGCTCTTCTGCATCACCATGAAGAGGCAGATCAAG caTATGGTCAAGTACAGATACCTACCCTTCACACATGGGAAGAGGACATACAAAGGCAAGGACGAAACAGGGAAAGCCTTTGCTAGTTAA
- the rer1 gene encoding protein RER1 isoform X2, with amino-acid sequence MSEGDSVGDSIHGKPSVVGAFFTRIGQVYQSWLDKSTPFYAARWASTLLLTAVYMIRVYILQGWYIVTYALGIYHLNLFIAFLSPKVDPSMLDEDEGPSLPTKQNEEFRPFIRRLPEFKFWHSATKGIVIAMICTFFEAFNVPVFWPILVMYFIMLFCITMKRQIKHMVKYRYLPFTHGKRTYKEET; translated from the exons ATGTCAGAAGGGGACAGTGTTGGGGATTCGATCCATGGGAAACCATCTGTAGTTGGTGCCTTCTTCACACGGATTGGACAG GTCTATCAGTCATGGCTAGACAAGTCAACTCCATTCTATGCAGCCCGATGGGCATCCACTCTACTACTTACTGCTGTCTACATGATCAGAGTGTACATACTACAG GGATGGTATATAGTAACGTATGCTTTGGGAATCTACCATCTCAACCTCTTCATTGCTTTTCTATCGCCAAAAGTGGATCCCTCAATGCTTGACGAAG ATGAGGGCCCATCCCTTCCTACCAAGCAGAACGAGGAGTTTCGCCCCTTCATCAGGAGGTTGCCTGAATTTAAATTCTG GCATTCTGCAACAAAAGGCATCGTCATCGCCATGATCTGCACATTTTTTGAGGCCTTCAACGTTCCAGTGTTCTGGCCTATACTTGTAATGTACTTCATCATGCTCTTCTGCATCACCATGAAGAGGCAGATCAAG caTATGGTCAAGTACAGATACCTACCCTTCACACATGGGAAGAGGACATACAAAG
- the tp73 gene encoding tumor protein p73 — translation MESLGSRATSASPYSSENASSSAVPTPSPYSQPNSTFEGLSPAPAIPSNTDYPGPHTFQVSFQQSSTAKSATWTYSPLLKKLYCQIAKTCPIQIKLSASPPHGSILRAMPVYKKAEHVTEVVKRCPNHELGRDFNDGQAAPASHLIRVEGNNLSQYVDDPVTGRQSVFVPYESPQVGTEFTTILYNFMCNSSCVGGMNRRPILIIITLETRDGQVLGRRSFEGRICACPGRDRKADEDHFREQQALNENVAKNGSASKRNFKQSPPNIPSPNINMRKRRHGEEEIYYIPVRGRENFELLMKIKDSLELVELVPQPLVDSYRQQTQQQLLQRPSHVSSPSSYSPMSNMNKLHAHGGLSKPPSVNQLVGQQPQQHPTVPTSIAHMGSNMLNSHHMQANGDMNGGHSSQTLMSASHCSPPPPYNPDPSLVSFLTSLGCQNFVEYFTSQGFQSIYHLQTLTMEDLGALKIPEQSRHAIWRGLQDMKHGAPIQLPAPNHHHDYQGQQLLRSSSNMAASAMAAIGASGGELQRQRVMEAVHFRVRHTITIPNRAGVVGTSGMAAPGDEWADFGFDMPDCRMSRNKHSIKEEFMESDVH, via the exons ATGGAGAGCCTGGGGAGCCGTGCGACCTCCGCCAGCCCCTACAGCTCCGAGAACGCCTCCTCGTCGGCCGTGCCCACCCCCTCACCCTACTCCCAGCCCAACTCCACCTTCGAGGGCCTGTCCCCTGCCCCTGCCATCCCCTCCAACACCGACTATCCTGGACCGCACACCTTCCAGGTGTCCTTCCAGCAGTCCAGCACCGCCAAGTCTGCCACATGGACT TACTCGCCCCTGCTGAAGAAGCTCTACTGTCAGATTGCTAAGACCTGTCCGATCCAGATCAAACTGTCCGCCTCTCCTCCACATGGCAGCATCCTCAGAGCCATGCCCGTTTACAAGAAGGCGGAGCACGTCACAGAGGTGGTCAAGCGCTGCCCCAATCATGAACTGGGACGAGATTTTAATGACG GTCAAGCAGCCCCAGCCAGTCACCTGATCCGGGTGGAGGGGAACAACCTCTCTCAGTATGTGGACGATCCTGTCACTGGCCGACAGAGCGTCTTCGTGCCCTATGAGTCTCCTCAG GTGGGGACTGAGTTTACCACCATCCTGTATAACTTCATGTGCAACAGCAGCTGTGTGGGTGGCATGAACAGAAGAcccatcctcatcatcatcactttgGAGACCAGGGA TGGTCAGGTCTTGGGCAGGAGGTCGTTCGAAGGTCGGATATGTGCGTGTCCTGGCAGAGACCGCAAAGCCGATGAGGACCACTTCAGGGAACAACAGGCCCTGAATGAGAATGTGGCCAAAAATGGCAGTGCCAGTAAGCGCA ACTTCAAACAGAGTCCGCCGAATATCCCGAGTCCAAATATTAACATGAGGAAGAGACGACACGGAGAAGAAGAGATTTACTACATTCCT GTTCGTGGCAGAGAGAACTTCGAGCTGCTGATGAAGATTAAAGACAGTCTGGAGCTGGTGGAGTTGGTGCCGCAGCCGCTGGTGGACTCCTATAGACAACAAACGCAGCAGCAACTGCTGCAGAGGCC GAGTCATGTGTCATCCCCCTCCTCTTACTCACCAATGTCCAACATGAACAAGCTTCATGCCCACGGAGGCCTGAGCAAACCGCCTTCAGTCAACCAGCTGGTGGGGCAGCAGCCCCAGCAGCACCCCACTGTCCCCACCTCCATAGCTCATATGG GTTCAAACATGCTCAACAGCCACCACATGCAGGCAAACGGTGATATGAACGGGGGCCACAGCAGTCAGACTCTAATGTCTGCCTCCCACTGCAGCCCGCCCCCTCCGTATAACCCTGACCCCAGCCTCGTCAG TTTCCTGACCAGTCTCGGCTGTCAGAACTTCGTCGAGTACTTCACCTCCCAAGGCTTCCAGTCGATCTACCATCTTCAGACTCTCACCATGGAG GATTTAGGCGCGCTGAAGATACCAGAGCAGTCCCGCCACGCCATCTGGAGAGGTCTGCAGGACATGAAACATGGCGCTCCCATCCAGCTGCCCGCCCCTAACCATCACCATGACTACCAAGGACAGCAGCTCCTCCGCTCCAGTAGCAACATGGCCGCCTCAGCGATGGCTGCCATCGGTGCTTCTGGTGGGGAACTGCAACGCCAGCGCGTCATGGAGGCCGTGCACTTTCGCGTCCGCCACACCATCACCATCCCCAACAGGGCGGGTGTCGTTGGGACGTCAGGTATGGCGGCACCTGGTGATGAGTGGGCTGACTTTGGTTTCGACATGCCCGACTGCAGAATGTCACGTAACAAACACTCCATCAAGGAGGAGTTCATGGAAAGTGACGTTCACTGA